Proteins found in one Chrysiogenes arsenatis DSM 11915 genomic segment:
- a CDS encoding TAXI family TRAP transporter solute-binding subunit: MKLTNFVSKSLIAGVAIAASLVTAPAVMAQKPAQQQFITIGTGGVTGVYYPVGGAICRLVNAGRAEHGVRCTVESTGGSIYNLNSIRSNELDVGVVQSDWQHHAYHGTDRFADQGPNKELRALFSIHPEAFTVIARADAKAKKFADLKGKRVSIGDPGSGQRASMDVLLGVLGWDHSAFSATFDLKASEQSIALCNNQIDAMVYFVGHPNGSIQEATTACDSVVIEVAGAAVEKMIAERPYYRTATIPGGMYRGNADDVKTFGVGALLVGSASMSDDVAYALVKSVFEGLDNFKRLHPALGHLTKESMASDAITIPLHPGALRYFKEAGLVK, translated from the coding sequence ATGAAGCTGACAAATTTCGTGTCGAAATCGTTGATCGCCGGAGTTGCCATTGCTGCGTCTCTCGTAACAGCACCCGCCGTTATGGCCCAAAAACCCGCGCAACAGCAATTCATTACGATTGGAACCGGAGGCGTAACTGGGGTGTACTATCCCGTCGGTGGTGCTATCTGCCGCTTGGTCAATGCAGGACGCGCCGAGCATGGAGTGCGGTGTACAGTAGAGTCAACCGGTGGTTCCATCTACAACCTGAACAGCATCCGTTCGAATGAACTTGACGTAGGGGTTGTACAATCTGATTGGCAGCACCATGCCTATCACGGCACTGACCGCTTTGCGGATCAGGGACCAAACAAGGAATTACGCGCTCTGTTTTCGATTCACCCAGAAGCCTTTACCGTTATTGCCAGAGCGGACGCCAAAGCAAAGAAATTTGCTGACTTGAAAGGGAAACGTGTCAGTATTGGTGATCCGGGCTCCGGACAGCGGGCTTCGATGGACGTATTACTTGGTGTTCTTGGATGGGATCATTCGGCATTCAGTGCGACGTTTGACCTCAAGGCCTCTGAACAATCCATCGCGCTGTGTAACAACCAGATTGATGCGATGGTTTATTTCGTTGGCCATCCAAACGGCTCAATTCAAGAAGCAACAACGGCCTGCGACAGCGTTGTGATTGAAGTAGCGGGAGCGGCGGTTGAAAAAATGATTGCCGAGCGCCCTTACTATCGTACGGCCACCATTCCCGGCGGCATGTATCGTGGCAATGCCGATGATGTGAAAACCTTTGGCGTAGGCGCTCTGCTCGTCGGTTCAGCCAGCATGTCTGACGACGTTGCTTATGCACTTGTAAAGTCCGTATTTGAAGGACTTGACAACTTTAAGCGGCTCCATCCGGCACTTGGACATTTGACAAAAGAATCAATGGCATCTGATGCCATTACCATCCCACTGCATCCTGGCGCATTACGCTACTTTAAGGAAGCTGGCTTGGTAAAGTAA
- the rsmA gene encoding 16S rRNA (adenine(1518)-N(6)/adenine(1519)-N(6))-dimethyltransferase RsmA, with amino-acid sequence MKSARQLLHDAGLFAKKRFGQNFLVDMSVVQRIVDGSRVTCEDAVLEIGPGLGVMTRLLASRVKTLYALDADRDMIAELEASELAQMPHVSILHGDALRYPFDAFPTPLHVVANLPYNISSQVLIRFLECQTQIASFTVMLQKEMADRLLAPPGGKDYGPLAVYMALYCEMAPVIKRIGPKSFYPPPKIDSTVIRGVMRTNVTLPPFAFMSQLVRQGFSQRRKTMNNALKGSPFVAEWQRGAAAIGVSPDVRAETITPQQYAMLAEFYQRELTLPSQLP; translated from the coding sequence ATGAAAAGCGCCCGTCAATTGCTCCACGATGCAGGGCTTTTCGCGAAGAAGCGTTTTGGGCAGAATTTTCTGGTTGATATGTCAGTGGTGCAGCGGATTGTCGATGGGTCGCGCGTGACATGTGAAGATGCGGTATTGGAAATTGGCCCCGGCTTGGGTGTCATGACACGCCTGCTTGCCTCGCGCGTCAAAACCCTATACGCCCTTGATGCCGATCGCGATATGATTGCGGAACTGGAAGCGAGCGAATTGGCGCAAATGCCGCATGTCTCGATTCTTCACGGCGATGCGTTGCGCTATCCTTTTGACGCCTTTCCAACGCCGCTCCATGTTGTGGCGAATCTGCCGTACAATATATCGAGTCAGGTGTTAATCCGTTTTCTGGAGTGTCAGACTCAGATTGCTTCCTTTACGGTTATGTTGCAAAAAGAGATGGCCGATCGTTTGCTGGCACCTCCTGGTGGCAAAGATTACGGCCCGTTGGCGGTGTACATGGCACTGTACTGTGAGATGGCTCCCGTGATTAAGCGGATTGGACCAAAATCATTCTATCCACCACCCAAAATTGACTCGACGGTGATACGCGGGGTCATGCGCACCAACGTTACGCTACCGCCATTTGCATTTATGAGCCAATTAGTACGCCAAGGGTTTTCGCAACGACGCAAAACAATGAATAATGCGCTTAAAGGGAGTCCGTTTGTTGCCGAATGGCAACGGGGAGCCGCCGCGATTGGCGTCTCCCCGGATGTGCGTGCAGAAACCATTACTCCCCAGCAATATGCGATGCTGGCGGAGTTCTATCAACGAGAGCTTACTTTACCAAGCCAGCTTCCTTAA
- a CDS encoding STAS domain-containing protein → MRKKTHGDITILYPTGFLDKYNAREIFNFDLFDSITTAKLLINFQEVAYLNFNVITHIDATMRGYAERFSHVCLCALRGPFMKGIMGHEFVSAISVYPSENESLIIMQESAVDEVKNILITSTDAYAANSIALDLKSKGYQVVLQDDVKNSLPNSGEASPKYDLTINDISLSLGEGAVQYIYRSGVIFLYIEEGVLDVTAKEKIDFQFVVENIKIGHKHIALNFSKVIHINTNGFNHLKWVCENVEKSGGHLCLVQCPDAVRRVIENIDPFIQLQFFKTEDMAISFRKTYAQQAGEKETEVVYDQNRNNIRALMSSPKCTDYLNSFIYGTVNTLKAITSIDFVKGKPIVSQNRRDLVDAVSGRKLVAIGFHGDISGMILLAIAQKTAHHVTQQFVGGTVPATEFDDALMEVLNIVAGKIKKHAYESPSRIRFRITLPHILTEEVFRDSYNISMSIRLPFTSTSMGNMDICVF, encoded by the coding sequence ATGCGGAAAAAAACTCATGGCGATATTACGATTCTCTATCCGACCGGTTTTTTAGATAAATACAATGCCCGCGAAATCTTTAATTTCGATCTTTTTGATTCCATTACTACAGCAAAACTTTTGATTAATTTTCAGGAAGTAGCGTATCTGAACTTCAATGTGATTACCCATATTGATGCGACGATGCGCGGCTATGCGGAGCGCTTTTCCCACGTATGCTTATGCGCGCTGCGCGGACCGTTTATGAAGGGAATTATGGGGCATGAATTTGTCAGCGCGATCAGCGTATATCCTTCGGAAAATGAATCGCTTATCATTATGCAGGAATCGGCGGTGGACGAGGTCAAGAATATCCTGATTACTTCCACTGACGCGTACGCTGCCAACAGTATTGCGCTTGATCTCAAGTCCAAAGGGTATCAGGTTGTCCTTCAGGATGATGTGAAAAATTCGTTGCCGAACAGCGGCGAAGCGAGCCCAAAGTATGATCTGACGATTAACGATATCTCGCTCAGCCTTGGTGAAGGTGCGGTACAGTATATTTATCGCAGTGGGGTTATTTTTCTATATATCGAAGAAGGGGTGCTTGATGTTACGGCCAAGGAAAAAATTGATTTCCAGTTTGTTGTAGAGAATATCAAAATCGGCCATAAGCATATTGCGCTTAACTTTTCAAAAGTGATTCACATCAATACGAATGGTTTTAATCACCTCAAATGGGTGTGTGAAAATGTGGAAAAGAGCGGTGGGCATTTATGCCTCGTTCAGTGTCCCGATGCCGTGCGCCGCGTGATTGAAAATATCGACCCGTTTATTCAACTGCAATTTTTTAAAACCGAAGATATGGCGATATCGTTTCGCAAAACGTACGCTCAGCAGGCGGGTGAAAAAGAAACCGAAGTGGTGTACGACCAGAACCGAAATAACATTCGCGCGTTAATGTCTTCGCCAAAGTGTACTGATTATCTTAACTCGTTTATTTATGGTACTGTCAATACGTTAAAGGCCATCACCAGCATAGATTTTGTGAAAGGAAAACCGATAGTAAGTCAAAACCGGCGCGATCTGGTGGATGCTGTCAGTGGTCGGAAATTAGTGGCGATTGGTTTTCATGGTGATATTTCGGGCATGATCCTGCTCGCTATCGCGCAAAAAACGGCGCATCATGTGACGCAGCAGTTTGTTGGCGGCACGGTTCCGGCAACTGAGTTTGACGATGCCCTTATGGAAGTGTTGAACATTGTCGCGGGGAAGATCAAAAAACATGCCTACGAATCCCCAAGCCGCATTCGCTTTCGCATTACCTTGCCGCATATTCTTACGGAAGAGGTCTTTCGCGATTCGTATAATATCTCAATGTCTATTCGGCTTCCGTTTACATCGACATCAATGGGGAATATGGATATATGCGTATTTTAA
- a CDS encoding HDOD domain-containing protein — protein MLDKVLDKRIISRLDKFEPLPDVLRRLRDEIARPNTDHAQVAAIVREDPVIYGRIMKLSNSSSVGAKQQIRSIEQAISLVGLDFVEKLVFSLFAAQTLSGAYANFQGEAKGLVKQSIATAVIAEKLARLLKIQLANEAYSAGLMHDMGKIVLNGFMKPKQSELKQMICEDGLHFSEAERTLFGITHAELGSEICRKWEFSDATQCAVRYHHDPLTLLGVPDVALATKQLVAVIHIADAMVNSLLIRTLADIERQAYPMHYEVMEFLAMDEKTTEQFFEMCRTTVEPMLAEFLGMME, from the coding sequence ATGTTAGATAAGGTTCTCGACAAACGAATTATCTCCCGTCTCGATAAGTTTGAACCACTTCCTGACGTCCTGCGCCGACTGCGCGACGAAATCGCGCGACCGAATACCGATCATGCCCAAGTAGCCGCTATTGTTCGTGAAGATCCAGTTATTTATGGCCGTATTATGAAGCTTTCCAATAGCTCATCTGTGGGTGCGAAGCAGCAGATTCGTTCTATCGAACAAGCGATATCGCTTGTTGGGCTAGATTTCGTCGAAAAGCTGGTTTTTTCCCTTTTTGCGGCACAAACGCTCTCCGGCGCGTACGCAAATTTTCAGGGGGAAGCGAAAGGGCTGGTAAAGCAGTCTATTGCAACGGCGGTTATTGCTGAAAAACTGGCACGTTTGTTGAAAATTCAGCTCGCAAACGAAGCCTACAGCGCCGGGCTCATGCACGATATGGGGAAGATTGTCCTGAATGGTTTTATGAAGCCGAAACAATCAGAATTAAAACAGATGATTTGCGAGGATGGACTCCATTTTTCTGAAGCGGAGCGCACCCTGTTTGGCATTACCCATGCGGAACTTGGCAGCGAAATTTGTCGCAAATGGGAATTTTCAGACGCGACACAGTGCGCAGTGCGTTATCACCACGATCCTTTGACCTTGCTCGGTGTACCAGACGTTGCACTCGCTACCAAGCAACTGGTTGCGGTGATTCACATTGCAGATGCGATGGTGAACTCATTGTTGATACGGACGCTCGCCGATATTGAACGTCAGGCGTATCCTATGCACTATGAGGTGATGGAATTCCTCGCAATGGACGAAAAAACCACGGAACAGTTTTTTGAAATGTGCCGCACCACGGTTGAACCAATGCTTGCCGAGTTCTTAGGGATGATGGAGTAG
- the pdxA gene encoding 4-hydroxythreonine-4-phosphate dehydrogenase PdxA — protein sequence MHHTLPTIAFTLGDVNGIGPEIFLKAYPSICQHCQPIVIGDRAALEFYAARLNLPMVTCSIIEPSSPVTPQPGTLCAQAGKASAEFVITAIEQAMAHTIDAIVTLPLNKEALHLGGYHYAGHTEMLGEYTGSPTQSMMLVGGDVRVVLATTHIALADVAAAITPTTVERALVNAYAGMAEIGIRNPRIAVCALNPHGSDGGIFGNEEQHIIAPTVLAFDAAHGTNTIGPLPADSLFAHLAAEKCYDAVVCMYHDQGLIPVKMAAFGMGVNITLGLPIIRTSVDHGTAYPIAGKGIARYESLLQATEYAIRIIRYRRSVYVR from the coding sequence ATGCACCACACGCTTCCCACTATCGCGTTCACGCTGGGCGATGTTAATGGCATTGGGCCAGAAATTTTCCTGAAAGCCTATCCGTCTATTTGTCAACATTGTCAACCTATCGTTATTGGCGATCGCGCGGCCTTGGAATTCTACGCGGCACGCCTCAACCTTCCCATGGTTACCTGCTCTATCATCGAACCTTCGTCGCCCGTAACGCCACAACCGGGGACTCTCTGTGCTCAGGCGGGTAAAGCGAGTGCCGAATTTGTGATTACTGCCATTGAGCAAGCGATGGCGCATACTATTGATGCCATCGTAACCTTGCCGCTGAACAAGGAAGCACTCCATCTTGGTGGCTATCACTATGCCGGACATACCGAGATGTTGGGCGAGTATACTGGATCGCCAACGCAGAGTATGATGTTAGTGGGTGGCGATGTTCGTGTTGTGCTTGCGACGACTCATATCGCTCTTGCGGACGTCGCTGCGGCGATTACCCCGACCACGGTAGAGCGCGCTCTGGTGAATGCCTATGCTGGGATGGCGGAAATTGGTATCAGGAATCCGCGCATCGCCGTCTGCGCGTTGAATCCGCATGGGAGTGATGGCGGAATTTTCGGCAACGAAGAGCAGCACATTATTGCGCCAACAGTGCTGGCTTTTGATGCGGCTCATGGAACAAACACCATTGGCCCGCTCCCTGCGGATTCACTTTTTGCTCATCTTGCCGCAGAAAAATGCTACGATGCGGTCGTGTGTATGTATCACGATCAGGGGTTGATTCCGGTAAAAATGGCGGCTTTCGGTATGGGGGTCAATATTACACTTGGGCTTCCGATTATTCGCACCAGCGTTGATCACGGCACCGCGTATCCCATTGCCGGAAAAGGGATCGCGCGCTATGAAAGTCTGCTGCAAGCAACAGAATATGCTATTCGTATCATACGGTATCGCAGGAGCGTTTATGTTAGATAA
- the hisD gene encoding histidinol dehydrogenase, translating into MIAMFSSDAAEFPTHLNRILQRGAELDHAVEDRVRAILQDVKTNGDEALQRYTHMFDHIDLATVGLRIPQAQIDAAYHALPEPERLALENAAANIRAFHARQVRQTWFDQDAHGNLTGQRFLPLEAVGIYVPGGKAAYPSSVLMNALPAKVAGVPRVAMVVPTPQGIWNPAVLAAAKIAGVDEVYRIGGAQAVAALAYGTPTISRVDKIVGPGNIYVATAKRMVFGTVDIDMIAGPSEILIIADESANPRHLAIDLLSQAEHDEMASSILVTPSHALATAVAAAVEDELQRLPRAEIARKSIDDYGAIITVPDINTACELSNQIAPEHLELAINDPFSILHRIKNAGAIFMGHFTPEAVGDYIAGPNHVLPTGGTARFFGPLGLDDFVKRSSIIAYTPEGLAAVAKDVATLTAMEGLDAHGLSVSARIV; encoded by the coding sequence ATGATTGCCATGTTTTCGAGCGATGCTGCCGAATTTCCAACGCACCTTAATCGTATTTTACAGCGCGGTGCCGAATTGGATCATGCCGTAGAAGATCGTGTTCGCGCTATCCTTCAGGATGTCAAAACAAATGGCGACGAGGCTCTACAACGCTATACACACATGTTTGACCATATTGACCTTGCGACGGTCGGTCTTCGCATTCCACAAGCACAGATTGACGCTGCTTACCATGCGCTGCCCGAACCAGAACGTCTGGCATTAGAAAATGCCGCCGCTAACATTCGTGCCTTTCACGCCCGTCAAGTACGCCAAACATGGTTTGATCAAGATGCGCACGGCAATCTGACCGGCCAGCGTTTCTTACCACTCGAAGCCGTAGGAATCTACGTCCCTGGCGGGAAAGCCGCTTACCCGAGTAGCGTCCTGATGAACGCTCTGCCTGCGAAAGTTGCCGGTGTTCCGCGCGTCGCCATGGTCGTACCAACGCCACAGGGGATTTGGAATCCCGCTGTGCTGGCGGCTGCGAAGATTGCCGGTGTCGACGAAGTGTACCGCATTGGCGGCGCCCAAGCGGTCGCCGCACTCGCGTACGGCACCCCAACCATCTCTCGTGTCGATAAAATCGTCGGACCAGGCAACATTTATGTCGCCACCGCCAAGCGGATGGTATTCGGCACGGTTGATATCGATATGATCGCCGGCCCGAGCGAAATCCTCATTATTGCCGATGAAAGTGCTAATCCGCGTCACTTGGCGATTGATTTACTCTCGCAAGCCGAACACGACGAGATGGCCTCGTCGATCCTTGTGACGCCATCTCACGCGCTCGCGACCGCCGTCGCAGCGGCGGTGGAAGACGAACTCCAACGGCTCCCACGCGCGGAAATTGCCCGCAAAAGTATTGATGACTATGGTGCCATTATTACCGTGCCAGACATCAACACCGCCTGCGAACTTTCCAATCAAATCGCCCCTGAGCACTTAGAACTCGCCATCAATGATCCTTTTTCCATCCTGCACCGCATAAAAAATGCCGGCGCGATCTTTATGGGGCACTTCACCCCTGAAGCCGTTGGCGACTACATTGCCGGCCCAAATCACGTACTCCCTACGGGCGGCACGGCGCGCTTCTTCGGTCCGCTGGGGCTTGATGATTTTGTCAAACGCTCATCGATTATTGCCTATACGCCAGAAGGCTTGGCCGCCGTCGCCAAAGATGTTGCCACACTCACCGCTATGGAAGGGCTTGATGCCCACGGACTGAGCGTTAGCGCGCGCATTGTATGA
- a CDS encoding putative bifunctional diguanylate cyclase/phosphodiesterase — MKFIKPLFFVVSFAVTCLMFFIVYIASVNFFDRVIVARENRAGQSLEQHITHDLRRHLNTTPDFNMEAYIRDLPATNSSDPFFQVAPLKQAPATLSDYTTTYSGDLLTVHERQGEASYELLYLFRKESGASIAGVQLTHRIAPVLAESNRQYFIHLLYASPIPMVIAWFLTHLFLRRLKRSLGQLSDSIEKANTLKDIKELEFSNVNLGLVELNAVFDQFVFLFSRLRNISIDKSVLEFEMRLLEKFIITSDVIKDWKDFVRALLLDINTIIEAYAMFTIFKIDDDIYEIEVFWRGVPTNETKDLLEKFIRQRIRGNEAYAHTIQVDINHNVCDQSRCLVPLSAEDIELQTKSLLLNAPKIGGTVGIGVQSVPDRDNIRTIVIESVLTTLINVVGSAKALHKYTQEIEYYATRDPLTHLFNQRVFWEMLHYEVKRSERHKIPFSLLVVDCDNFKHINDMHGHLIGDKFLQQFAKIIRTELRNEDILARYGGDEFVAILTGADNNQAITIANRVKEAVAEYRLSIEDASAEIATTVSLGIATFPEHATEGKDLFLIADNMMYRAKSEGKNSIKTPGEEDIIEAFKLAGEKVSIVMAALRERRVIPFMQPIQVTATGEIAIHELLMRIDIDNSMMVAGEFIHVAENMGIIHELDFILMEKAFEIIQRTGYTGKLFVNISPRSFVVGEFLPIMVRLTQKYAIAREQIVFEITERETVKNLNVVEKLVGELNHKGFKFAIDDFGSGFSSFHYLKRFPIDYLKIEGEFICNMHRDPKDHAFVKSIVTLAKELNIETVAEFVEDETTLQLCLALGIDYVQGYHIGRPAPQFTPERSTT, encoded by the coding sequence ATGAAGTTTATCAAACCGCTTTTTTTTGTAGTCTCTTTTGCGGTTACCTGCTTGATGTTCTTCATCGTCTATATCGCCAGCGTCAATTTTTTTGATCGCGTTATTGTGGCGCGTGAAAATCGTGCAGGACAGTCGCTCGAACAGCACATTACCCACGATTTGCGACGGCACTTAAACACCACGCCCGACTTTAATATGGAAGCCTATATTCGCGATTTACCCGCTACAAACTCTAGCGACCCTTTTTTTCAAGTCGCTCCCCTCAAGCAAGCTCCGGCAACGCTTTCTGATTACACTACAACCTATTCAGGCGACCTGCTCACCGTGCACGAACGGCAGGGCGAAGCATCATACGAATTGCTCTACCTTTTCCGCAAGGAAAGCGGTGCGTCGATTGCCGGTGTGCAGTTAACCCACAGAATTGCGCCTGTTTTGGCGGAAAGCAACCGTCAGTACTTTATACATCTACTCTACGCCTCTCCGATCCCCATGGTTATCGCGTGGTTTTTAACCCACCTCTTTCTGCGTCGCCTGAAAAGATCACTCGGACAACTCAGTGACTCCATAGAGAAAGCCAATACACTCAAAGATATTAAAGAGCTGGAATTTAGTAATGTGAACCTCGGTTTGGTTGAGCTCAACGCCGTTTTTGATCAGTTTGTCTTCCTCTTTAGCCGCCTACGCAATATCTCCATCGATAAAAGCGTGTTGGAATTCGAGATGCGGCTACTGGAAAAGTTTATTATCACCTCAGATGTCATCAAAGACTGGAAAGACTTTGTCCGGGCACTGCTGCTCGATATCAATACCATTATCGAAGCCTATGCTATGTTTACGATTTTCAAGATTGATGATGATATTTACGAAATAGAGGTCTTCTGGCGTGGTGTGCCCACAAATGAAACCAAAGATCTGCTCGAAAAATTTATTCGACAGCGGATTCGCGGCAACGAAGCCTATGCGCATACCATTCAGGTCGATATTAACCACAACGTCTGCGACCAATCGCGTTGCCTCGTCCCCCTGAGCGCAGAAGATATCGAACTGCAAACAAAATCGCTTCTCCTCAATGCGCCAAAAATCGGCGGAACCGTTGGCATCGGAGTGCAGTCAGTGCCGGATCGCGACAACATTCGCACTATCGTAATTGAAAGCGTCCTGACCACACTTATCAACGTCGTTGGCTCTGCCAAAGCGCTCCACAAATACACCCAGGAAATCGAATACTACGCCACACGCGACCCACTGACTCACCTCTTTAATCAGCGCGTGTTCTGGGAAATGCTGCACTATGAAGTAAAACGGTCAGAACGACACAAAATACCGTTTTCACTGCTGGTGGTGGATTGCGATAACTTCAAGCACATCAATGATATGCACGGACATCTCATTGGCGATAAGTTTTTGCAGCAATTTGCGAAGATCATCCGCACCGAACTGCGCAATGAAGATATTCTGGCACGGTATGGCGGCGACGAATTTGTTGCGATCTTGACCGGAGCCGACAATAATCAGGCCATTACGATTGCAAATCGCGTCAAGGAAGCGGTTGCCGAATATCGCCTGAGCATCGAAGATGCCAGTGCAGAAATCGCCACCACGGTATCGCTCGGTATAGCGACCTTCCCCGAACATGCCACCGAGGGGAAAGACCTTTTCTTGATTGCGGATAACATGATGTACCGCGCAAAATCTGAGGGGAAAAACTCCATCAAAACCCCAGGCGAAGAAGACATTATCGAAGCCTTCAAGCTGGCGGGAGAAAAAGTTTCCATCGTCATGGCAGCCCTGCGTGAGCGACGCGTCATCCCGTTCATGCAACCAATTCAGGTGACCGCCACCGGCGAAATCGCTATTCATGAATTGCTCATGCGGATCGACATCGACAATAGCATGATGGTGGCTGGCGAATTCATCCACGTCGCCGAAAATATGGGGATCATTCACGAGCTTGACTTTATTCTCATGGAGAAGGCGTTTGAGATTATCCAGCGCACAGGCTATACCGGAAAGCTCTTCGTGAATATCTCGCCACGGTCATTTGTGGTAGGCGAATTTTTACCGATTATGGTCCGCCTCACGCAAAAATATGCTATTGCGCGCGAGCAAATCGTCTTTGAAATTACCGAACGCGAGACGGTCAAAAACCTCAATGTTGTCGAAAAATTAGTAGGAGAGTTGAACCATAAAGGGTTTAAGTTTGCCATCGACGACTTCGGTTCCGGATTCTCTTCGTTCCATTACCTCAAACGCTTTCCGATCGACTACCTGAAGATCGAAGGGGAGTTTATCTGCAATATGCACCGCGACCCGAAAGATCATGCCTTTGTAAAAAGTATCGTAACGCTCGCCAAGGAGCTGAATATTGAAACAGTTGCCGAATTTGTAGAAGATGAAACCACACTGCAACTCTGTTTGGCGCTTGGCATAGATTACGTGCAGGGCTACCATATTGGCCGCCCTGCACCACAGTTTACCCCAGAAAGAAGCACCACATGA